Within Suricata suricatta isolate VVHF042 chromosome 12, meerkat_22Aug2017_6uvM2_HiC, whole genome shotgun sequence, the genomic segment CATCTTGATGCAGTCATACTTtgtgggttgggggcaggggttaaagtagggaggaaggagagcagagCAGCAGGGTCCCTTAGTCTTTGGTTTCTAAGTTTAAAGGGGGGATCTGCTTCAAAGCCTGGAGCAGGGCAGAAGAGTCGATGGCTGGATGGGCTGGTAAGGGAGAAGGGAGTCTCTGGGGCATGAGCAAAGGAGCTGAGATCTTGTCTGGGTTCATGAAGCTGCTGAGGGCTGCAGCAGAGGCATTGAGGCCTGGGTACAACACTGGGACAGAGGTGGGATACCAGCACTTCTCCAGCATGGGCAAGTAGGCAGTTGCAGATGGCGGGATCAGATagaagggcagacagaagggAGGCTGGTGTGGGTGCGGGCCCAGGAATGGGGAGCTGATCAGGTCACTGCCAGTGAAATGGCCTTCATCATCTGACAGCTGCATTCTGCTCTTTTTTGTCGGAGGTTCTTCAGATTCTTGCTTAATAACACCGATCCTTTCTCCCATGGTGAACCTGCGTCCGTGATCATTTTTGAAGTACGGCTGCTCACCACGCAAGTCACCCTTCTCGGATTCTCCTCCGTAGCcactgtctgtgtctgtgtcactGCCACTCTGCTCCCCACTCGAGTGAGCAAAAGTCCGCTGGATGACCGGCACACAGTTTTTCCCAGGGCCTTCGGAGCCTTTGGCCAGGGAGCTGGGTTTCTCCTTGAAGTCCATGGGTTTGGGAGCCGGGTCCGACAGCTTCCTGGAGGTACCGCCCTGTAGCAACTCTGAGACCACACGGTGAAGGTGGGTGACAAGCTGCGAAGACTTCAGGTCCCGAGTATTCTCGTGCTTGGCCAAGTACTGAAGCACCTCCCGGGCACATGTCTGGAAACCTGAACAGAACATCTCTTGACCTGCTTCAACATTTCTCCCCGACAGTTCACCTGGATCAACAAGGATTCAAAGGAAGACATTTCAGAGGGCCATGTGGTTCAGCCGCATACCCATACCTCCAAGACTGGGAGCTTTCCTTTTTGTTAACAGCACTTGCCGATTTGTGTCCCTAACTCCGAAAGTAATATCAGAAAAAATGTGGGTTACACTTAAATGTATACTTACAACAAAAATAACCCATTATCCTGCCACCCAGAGGTAAAGTATGAGTTATAGTGGCTGCATAATGTCCCATCATAGAAACAGAATACAATTTATAGAGAGGGATTGTTTTCCTCCTTGTTCAATTTATAGCGTGTTCCTGAATTTTCACTAAGTGACACAGCAGTGAGCATCCTCGTATGTTTATAACAAGAGTCGATTTATAGAACATCAACCCTACCAGATAGCACACAGACCCGTCAAGAAATGAGGTAAATGAAGGAACAATGTCTGATAGGTAAGCTTATTTGCAATTATAAAAGTTACAGTCATGCTGGAATCTTTACATTTCAAAGCTACTTTGAAGCCACTGCCATGCATGCTATCCCAACCCCCAAGAAATCAGGTATGATCATCTTCCTATTTTCCTTGAGGGAACTGGCAGAAGATAAGCACTTGTTAGGTTTTTGGGATTCTCGTCATGCTGGTCTTGGAAAGAAGGGGATGAAGAATGGAACGAGACAGTTCGTAGAAGAATTTCTCCCCAGTCTGTTCAATATTATTTGGAACGGGTAAAACTAGAAGGTTACAAGGTGACTGTGATTCTCTGGAAGTCAGTAGAAACTAATGATGAAACTTCAGTGGTTTCATTAGATTGTGCAATTCACCAAGATACCTAGTGGCTATTCAGGGAACCACATGAAATGCAGGAAAAACTTCTGCTGTCCTCCTGCCAGGATCATACCACACACGGAGTGATAAGGAAgtacagaaacaggaaaacacTGGGGCATACCCAGGATTTATTCTCCAATGAAAGAGTACGAAGAAGACTGATTGTAAAACACTTGCGATGCGAATTACAAGGTGCCTTGGCATTTTAAACAGGAGGGGGAAAATGTCCCAGAACCCAGAAACCCTGAAACCAAAAtgccacagaaatattttattatttgactaATACGTATTCATGCCAGGTGGCACACAGCAACATTCCAAATAAAAAGTCTGACCTTTTAGGAGAGATAAAATGACATCTCCCCCAACGAATGTGCATAAGCAATTTGTTGTAGGAATGTTTCTTATACCAGATGTTGAGCCCACAGACTATTTGTGCTACAGCTCTTATGTGATGGGAACCAGACTCGGGCACTTACCAGCTTGTAAACCGCTCTGCAGGGCAATGATTTTCTGCTGCTGCTGATCAATTAGGTTTGTTAGTGCTTTCACATGCTTCAAGGTAAGTTCAAGAACCACTGCTTTTTCCAAGTGACCCAAAGTCTGGAATAAAAAAGAGCCTTAAGTCAGCAGTGAGCTCTGAGAAGTCCCACCTCTGGGACACTTATTAGCAATGGGAAACatctctcaaggaaaaaaaaaatgaaacaggctTTCCTGGTTGACTACATTTAGTTTTAAGTTTGgagatgatgtttttaaaaagtgtgtgtgtgtctacacacacacacacacacacacacacaaacttctgactaatgaagaaaaaaaaaagggtcattTATCTTTGGAGGCATTTTGGAAGAGGCAACTACATCAGGGGAAAGCTCTGACAGATAAATTTCTCCAGCAGCCACAGCTGACCTTAACTCAGGGGAATCCGGAGATAACATTTCTCTGCGGTGGTGTCAACCTGAGGAGGGACTTCTACCGTGTCTGGTGGCCAAGAGGCTTCCCCTAGCTTTTCCTGACACCGTTTCATAACTTTCAGCTCATCCAGCCTTTTACTTCCTCCTCAAAtacattttcccccctttccccaaCCACAGGCTGCCAAGCTGTTGGCTCCTGCCAAGAAAGGACAGGGCATAGAAATCACGCACCAAAACAAgtcctcttcatttttaaaaaggaaagggcGGAGAGAAGGGGGTAAATAAAATCTGCGTCTTGCTTGGTTTCACCCAAGTCAGAAAAACTAAAGAACCCTGAATATCACCAGATAGGAAAGGCTTAGACTCTTGAAAACGAAGGCTAGTTGGTATTGGAGCCAACATGGAGAAGTCCAAGCGGTTCTCACCTCATTTGCTGAGGCCGCCAGAAAATTCCAGGGCTGGGGAAGGTACCCCAAAACAGAGCCACCCGCTAGCTCCGAGCCGGCCATCTGGTCTGCAGTACCCTGAAGGGCCTGCAGGCGGcgagtgaccccccccccccccaccccgcccgcccTTTGGGCAGAAGAGCTGCCTTGGAGAGAGGCCAGCTTCTCACTTACTGTAAGTTTGAGATGTTCGGGTAGGAGATCCTTCAGCTGGGCGATGCACTCGTTAATCCGGTCACGTCTCTTTTTCTCGATGAGCCGGTGCGGCAGTTTGTAGGTCTCCTGCGAGACGCACGGGGAGGCGGTGGGCGCCAGAGGAAGCGGGTGATGAagtccctctcctccctcaccccgCAGCGGGATTAGAGTTGGGGCAGCGAAGTCACACCCAGATACGCTTTCTGTCCCTTCTTCTCCAAGCATTTAATAGAGGCACCGATCCCACACCGTGCATACCCCTGCCAAGCTCAAACTGAGAAAACTTTTCTTGGAAACAGCGCGCGCCTGGGGCTGGGGTCCCGAGAGGTGCGGTGTTCTTACCTTGCTATCCTCGCTCCGCTTTATTCCCCTCTTCGACTTGAACACTTGGTACATGTGGGCAAAATCCATCCtgcagggagaggggccaggTAGGGTCGTGACTTTGCGTGCGCAGAGGCTGCAGGAGCCCTGTCGGGTCAGAGCCCCCGGATGCGCCCGAAGCTGCTCGGAGTTGAGAGCCGCGCAGAACGTAGCCGAGGCTTGAAGGCGCCAGGGAGTGCCAACTTACCCAGGTAGGTCTCCGGGCTCCAGTCCTGGAGCTTTGGGCAGGCAGGCGGGGGGCGGTTGCGCGCTGGGGATCCGCTCCATGGCGCGGCGAGCTGGGGCCACTGTGCACTCCTGTCTGCAGTAGCGGAACGTCGGGGTGAGGACTGTCCTGCAAGGGGCTTCCGGGAGGTCTCTCCGCAAGGGTTCCTCTGAGTGTGAGCTCTCTGAAATCCGCTGGGCTGCCGGGCGCTGCGGCTTTGAGGTGCTGCTTCAGTTGGGGGCGTGCATGGTGTCCCCGCGGCCTCTGGCTCCGGCTCTGCGCACAGACTGGCGGTGTGTGCTCCCTGCGCCGTCTGCGCGGTGCGAGCCAAGTGAATGAGAAGTGGGGCGGgcggggaggcgggagggagcgCGGAGGGGGGGGCGGTTAGGGCGGAGGGGGGTGAGCTGAGGAGTAATGGAGAGGCTGCGGGCTGGGTTAAATGGGAGCGAGTGGGTGGGTTGGAGCTACGTGTTCTACCCTGTGACTCCAGGCACGTCTGGCCGCtgccagggagggaaggagcgaCCTGCCCGCCCTCCCCCGGCTTCATCACATGAGTCTCACGTGTTGGACAACGCTCCCGCGGCTGCGagggagcccccgcccccccccccNNNNNNNNNNNNNNNNNNNNNNNNNNNNNNNNNNNNNNNNNNNNNNNNNNNNNNNNNNNNNNNNNNNNNNNNNNNNNNNNNNNNNNNNNNNNNNNNNNNNGCGGGCTGGCAGCCAAGCGCAGGGGCAGCCGAGGCCGCCGCCGAGCACGCTGCGCGCACCTGACCGCGGAGCGTGTGCGCCACTGGCCCCTCGCTCCCCGGGAGCTCCGCTCCTGGGTGCAGCTTGCGGGCGGGCCGGCGGGCACCCTCTTGCGCGTCCTCCCTGGGTATCCCAGTGCCCATCTCCACCCCACTTCGGCAAGTCCAGCACTGAAAGATCCCGGGCGCCATGCCCTgcgtctcctccctcccctccccagagcagAGGCTCCGGGTCGCTTCCCCTCCGGCTGCAACATTACACAACTGCGGCGGCGACGCCTGCTCTGCAACAGCTCGGGGCGTGACGCTTCACGTGGCCGGGGCTCGGCCGCAGGGCCGCCGACTGCGAGTCCCTCAGCGCTGGCCGTGGGCCCAAGACCCCGGGGACCCAGACGCGGTTTGCCCGCCAGGGTGGGCCATCCCCCCGCCTGCCAGAAGCTTGGGCGGCGCTGTTGGCGGTCTGCGCCCAGAGCAGGAGAGAACAAGTGACTAGGACAAACTGTCTGTCCATCACATTGAAATCCTAGCATTCATTCAGTCGATACACATTTGCTGAGcccccctgctctgtgccagacattgtgcCGGTTGCTAGAGATAATTTGGGGAGTCCAATAGAGCCCGCCCTTTAATTTATAGGAGCCTCTGGAAAGAGGATAAACTGGGCTATGAGGGGAAGGCAGCCCTGGGAAAATTCCCGAGGTGCCACTGGCAGAGGAAAAATAgataagtttgttttgttttgttttttaaaaatgtatttaagacgGACCAAGATGccttggaagaggaggaggggggaatgCTAACCCACTGCCCTGAGCTCTGCACAGAAAGGCCTCCCGCAAGGGGCCCCAGACCTCTGCAATGCGCGCGGGCGGGGGCCCCCACCTACCTCCGCCGGCAAAGTCCGGTCTCCGTGACCTTCTAACTCAGCCCGAAGCAGGGAAAACAGCTGAAACTCCAAGCCCGCGGTGTGAGCTGCGCTGATGCAGTCAGAGGAGGGAGCCAGTGGAAATTCATGACTAAAATAAGGCCTGGCTGGGGATTTCATTGACCTCTGCGCTGCCCTGCCCTGCAAGTTCGGGGAGTTGAGAGATGACTGTAAGTCGTTCCCACTGCGCCTCGGGTCAGTCACCCGGCTGCTGAATGGCCTGGCTGTGGGAAGGATTGAAAAAAAAACGGGGTCAGTGCTGGGACTGGGTGAAGTTTAGCCTCGGGCGCAGTTTGGGGGTGTCAGTCTTAATTGGCAGTGTCCTTGACAACCCAGGGACCTGGGATTCACAC encodes:
- the BHLHE40 gene encoding class E basic helix-loop-helix protein 40; amino-acid sequence: MERIPSAQPPPACLPKAPGLEPGDLPGMDFAHMYQVFKSKRGIKRSEDSKETYKLPHRLIEKKRRDRINECIAQLKDLLPEHLKLTTLGHLEKAVVLELTLKHVKALTNLIDQQQQKIIALQSGLQAGELSGRNVEAGQEMFCSGFQTCAREVLQYLAKHENTRDLKSSQLVTHLHRVVSELLQGGTSRKLSDPAPKPMDFKEKPSSLAKGSEGPGKNCVPVIQRTFAHSSGEQSGSDTDTDSGYGGESEKGDLRGEQPYFKNDHGRRFTMGERIGVIKQESEEPPTKKSRMQLSDDEGHFTGSDLISSPFLGPHPHQPPFCLPFYLIPPSATAYLPMLEKCWYPTSVPVLYPGLNASAAALSSFMNPDKISAPLLMPQRLPSPLPAHPAIDSSALLQALKQIPPLNLETKD